One stretch of Scophthalmus maximus strain ysfricsl-2021 chromosome 12, ASM2237912v1, whole genome shotgun sequence DNA includes these proteins:
- the LOC118286230 gene encoding monocarboxylate transporter 2 has protein sequence MPPPATGPAAVPPPDGGWGWAVVLASFISIGFSYAFPKAITVFFKDIQIIFNASYSQVAWISSIMLAVMYAAGPISSILVNTYGCRPIVMMGGCLCSTGMILASFCTNVLQLYFCIGVIGGLGLAFNLQPALTMIGRYFFKKRPIANGLAMAGSPVFLSTLAPLNQYLFNQFGWRGSFLILGGLLLNCCVAGALMRPLGPPPSKAKKDEELAAIATATKEKRTAWQIVNKYLDLSLFKHRGFLIYLSGNVIMFLGFFAPIVFLAAYAKDMGVDEYSAAFLLSILAFVDMFARPSMGLLANSRWVRPKIQYFFSLAVLYNGVCHILCPFVESYTGLVVYAMFFGFAFGMVSSVLFETLMDLVGAERFSSAVGLTTIVECCPVLLGPPLAGKLVDVTKNYKYMYFCCGAVVILASIWLFIGNFINYRLLERERKRAEMYKRTETDDPDQVHDHKEADGEAQASEDLVNKDQKDDEPMQRETNI, from the exons ATGCCGCCCCCAGCCACAGGTCCCGCCGCCGTGCCCCCACCAGATGGCGGTTGGGGTTGGGCTGTGGTGTTGGCATCTTTCATCTCCATCGGCTTCTCGTACGCCTTTCCCAAGGCCATCACCGTCTTCTTCAAAGACATCCAGATCATTTTCAATGCCTCCTACAGCCAGGTCGCATGGATCTCCTCCATCATGCTTGCGGTCATGTATGCTGCAG GTCCCATCAGCAGCATACTCGTCAACACATACGGCTGCAGACCCATCGTCATGATGGGCGGCTGCCTCTGTTCCACTGGCATGATCTTAGCTTCCTTCTGCACCAATGTGCTGCAGCTGTACTTCTGCATAGGAGTTATCGGCG GTCTTGGACTAGCATTCAACCTGCAGCCAGCGCTGACTATGATTGGCAGGTACTTTTTTAAGAAGCGTCCCATTGCAAATGGACTGGCAATGGCAGGCAGCCCGGTGTTCCTCAGCACCCTCGCTCCTCTCAACCAGTACCTCTTCAACCAGTTTGGCTGGAGGGGCAGCTTTCTCATCCTGGGCGGCCTTTTGCTAAACTGCTGTGTGGCTGGTGCCCTCATGCGGCCTCTGGGGCCACCACCGAGTAAGGCCAAGAAGGACGAAGAGTTGGCTGCCATCGCCACCGCGACAAAAGAGAAGCGTACCGCCTGGCAAATAGTCAACAAGTACCTAGACCTGTCGCTCTTCAAACATCGGGGTTTTCTCATCTACCTATCTGGCAATGTGATCATGTTCCTGGGCTTCTTCGCGCCTATTGTCTTTCTTGCAGCCTATGCCAAGGACATGGGTGTGGATGAGTATTCAGCTGCCTTCCTGCTCTCAATCCTGGCTTTTGTCGACATGTTTGCCAGGCCGTCCATGGGGCTACTGGCCAACTCGCGCTGGGTTCGCCCCAAGATCCAGTACTTTTTCAGCCTTGCTGTGCTGTACAATGGGGTGTGCCACATCCTCTGCCCTTTTGTGGAAAGCTACACCGGTCTGGTAGTATATGCAATGTTCTTTGGCTTTGCATTTGGCATGGTCAGCTCAGTGCTGTTTGAAACACTGATGGACCTAGTTGGGGCTGAAAGGTTCTCCAGTGCTGTGGGACTTACCACCATTGTGGAGTGCTGCCCGGTCCTCCTTGGTCCACCACTAGCAG GGAAACTGGTAGATGTCACAAAAAACTACAAGTACATGTATTTCTGCTGTGGAGCTGTGGTCATTTTGGCCAGCATTTGGCTCTTTATTGGAAACTTCATTAACTACAGACTCTTGGAGCGTGAGCGCAAACGTGCAGAAATGTACAAGCGGACTGAGACAGATGATCCGGACCAGGTTCATGATCACAAGGAGGCCGATGGTGAGGCCCAGGCCTCTGAGGATCTGGTCAACAAGGATCAGAAAGATGATGAACCTATGCAGCGGGAAACCAACATTTAG